In Meleagris gallopavo isolate NT-WF06-2002-E0010 breed Aviagen turkey brand Nicholas breeding stock chromosome 3, Turkey_5.1, whole genome shotgun sequence, one DNA window encodes the following:
- the LOC104910461 gene encoding lymphocyte antigen 6E-like: MKTTPVILLVAVLCVEQGYPFMCYVCQEQESNKDCLTISMCTKEDKYCVTVRDNVGTNSDKPKYVISKMCSPTCPETSQQQNQAHRNVSCCEKPLCNVNGGSSKQGSYAATFLGVLASITYIFACGQ; the protein is encoded by the exons ATGAAGACTACTCCTGTTATCTTGCTGGTTGCTGTCCTGTGTGTGGAGCAAG gCTATCCGTTTATGTGCTATGTGTGCCAAGAACAGGAGTCCAACAAGGACTGTTTAACCATTTCCATGTGTACAAAGGAAGACAAATATTGTGTGACTGTCCGTGACAATGTTGGAACAA ACTCTGACAAGCCTAAATATGTCATCTCTAAGATGTGCTCTCCAACGTGTCCAGAAACAAGCCAGCAACAAAACCAAGCCCATCGGAATGTTTCATGCTGTGAAAAACCATTGTGCAATGTGAATGGAGGCAGCAGCAAGCAAGGCAGCTATGCAGCGACGTTCCTGGGTGTCCTAGCTAGTATCACTTACATTTTTGCCTGTGGACAGTGA
- the LOC100540894 gene encoding lymphocyte antigen 6E produces the protein MCLFLAAHTLVCFSCSDASSNWACLTPVKCGENENHCVTTYVGVGIGGKSGQSISKGCSPICPSAGINLGIAAASVYCCDSFLCNISGSSSVKASYAVLALSILVSFVYILRARE, from the exons ATGTGCCTTTTCCTTGCAGCCCACACGCTCGTCTGCTTTTCGTGCTCGGATGCATCCTCCAACTGGGCCTGCCTGACACCTGTCAAGTGTGGAGAGAATGAAAACCACTGTGTGACAACGTACGTCGGAGTGGGAATCG GTGGCAAGTCTGGCCAGTCCATCTCCAAAGGCTGCTCTCCCATTTGCCCCAGTGCTGGGATTAACCTCGGCATTGCGGCTGCCTCCGTCTACTGCTGCGACTCCTTCCTCTGCAACATCAGTGGCTCTAGCAGCGTTAAAGCCAGCTATGCTGTCCTGGCCTTGAGTATCCTGGTTAGCTTTGTCTACATCCTCAGGGCTCGTGAGTGA